Proteins from one Setaria italica strain Yugu1 chromosome V, Setaria_italica_v2.0, whole genome shotgun sequence genomic window:
- the LOC101771387 gene encoding mitochondrial fission 1 protein A-like, with translation MDAKIGRRSSTPWAPSSPAPLDYSGCEREVAEAATEEHKKEGIMRLSWALVHSRNQHDVLRGIADTTSTMHGATTSPWQAREKLYLLAVGHYRNGDYIRSRQFPDHCLELVASSITSLDLASISVLDAKVPADLASG, from the exons ATGGACGCCAAGATTGGCAGGCGTTCTTCGACGCCGTGGGCTccttcttctccggcgccgcTGGATTATTCC GGATGCGAGAGGGAGGTCGCCGAGGCCGCGACCGAGGAGCACAAGAAGGAGGGCATCATGAGGCTATCCTGGGCGCTCGTGCACTCGAGGAACCAGCACGACGTGCTCCGCGGGATCG CTGACACCACCAGTACAATGCATGGTGCTACCACCAGTCCATGGCAGGCGAGGGAGAAGCTCTACCTGCTGGCCGTTGGGCACTACAGGAACGGCGACTACATCAGGAGCCGGCAGTTCCCGGACCACTGCCTCGAGCTTGTGGCTTCATCCATAACATCTCTTGAT TTGGCATCTATATCTGTACTAGATGCCAAGGTTCCAGCTGATCTTGCCTCCGGCTAA
- the LOC101770196 gene encoding F-box protein At5g07610, with the protein MDDDGKLSAANLPDDVFVDILSRLPVRQLCSCKCVSRAWRDLISHPDHRRRLAQTVSGFFYHLHVDASCPPIPYWRFSSAASPPGGAHVVDPAFPFLPSSFSRTETELLDSCNGLLLLRCCRASPSPSSSLYVVCNPATGKWVELPAPTHAPGTFGLRSDYLHGRRRTRLAALAFDPAVSSTRFHVFQLVERDHYQPFLSQYRFVVEAVEIYSSETSRWVPSSSTEWSCQVTCTGQQATYHNGSLHFAVDDGGVLSVDTNASWRITYVFPHSQETFGGGFVGRSQGRLLYVHKGSRYAALSVYSLERRRWSAEQWTLKHYASPLDQFRKTLFKEHDGVVAVHPDGDVIFLFDASRGMLMAYDMVRRTVRDIQPLAQASPYYPFFPYVPLHSSEALAG; encoded by the coding sequence ATGGACGACGACGGGAAGCTCTCGGCGGCCAACCTCCCCGACGACGTCTTCGTGGACATCCTGTCGCGCCTTCCGGTGCGGCAGCTCTGCAGCTGCAAGTGCGTGAGCCGCGCGTGGCGCGACCTCATCTCCCACCCCGACCACCGCCGCAGGCTCGCGCAGACCGTCTCGGGCTTCTTCTACCATCTCCACGTCGACGCCTCCTGCCCGCCCATACCCTACTGGCGCTTCTCCTCCGCCGCGTCTCCTCCCGGCGGCGCGCACGTCGTCGACCCCGCCTTCCCCTTCCTGCCGTCGAGCTTCTCGAGGACCGAGACGGAGCTGCTGGACTCGTGCAacgggctcctcctcctacgCTGCTgccgcgcgtcgccgtcgccgtcctcctccttgtACGTCGTGTGCAACCCCGCCACCGGGAAGTGGGTCGAGCTGCCGGCGCCGACCCACGCCCCGGGCACCTTCGGCCTCAGGTCCGACTACCTCCACGGGAGGCGGAGGACCCGCCTGGCGGCGCTGGCCTTCGACCCGGCCGTCTCCTCCACGCGCTTCCACGTGTTCCAGCTGGTGGAGAGGGATCACTACCAGCCATTCCTCTCCCAGTACCGCTTCGTCGTCGAGGCGGTGGAGATCTACTCGTCGGAGACCAGCAGGTGGGTTCCTAGCAGCAGCACCGAGTGGAGCTGCCAGGTCACGTGCACCGGCCAGCAGGCGACCTACCACAACGGCTCCCTGCACTtcgccgtcgacgacggcgGGGTCCTGTCGGTGGATACAAATGCGTCGTGGAGGATCACCTATGTTTTTCCACACAGCCAAGAAACCTTCGGCGGCGGCTTCGTCGGCCGGTCACAGGGACGGTTGCTCTACGTGCACAAGGGCTCACGCTACGCCGCCTTGTCGGTCTACTCTCTGgagcgccgccgctggagcgcCGAGCAATGGACGCTGAAGCACTATGCCAGCCCGCTGGATCAGTTCCGGAAGACGCTGTTCAAGGAGCACGATGGCGTCGTTGCGGTTCATCCGGACGGCGATGTCATCTTCCTCTTCGATGCCAGCCGGGGGATGTTGATGGCCTATGATATGGTTCGCAGGACCGTGCGCGACATCCAGCCTCTCGCACAAGCGTCACCGTATTACCCGTTCTTCCCATACGTTCCCCTGCACTCGTCGGAGGCTTTAGCAGGGTAA
- the LOC101770586 gene encoding uncharacterized protein LOC101770586 translates to MAVGKRKRNDPAAAYLSDDLVIEILARLQERPLRRFKCVSRTWRDLISGPIHRRRLARTDAASGFFYHACASGSWATNLSFAALCPPEGGGCFDQAFPFLPYGTQVKLLDSCNGLLLLRCCHGAYDDVAAPRYIVCNPATHGWAVELPVPSPEPTRDPDPIELRLEEISRRRRERPLEQQWRQRPPRPAALAFDPAVSSHFHVFELVEDDGQHSSQYGGCTIKAVRIYSSETGEWVRRDSAWSYRIAYAGENAYLSSEWSYRLAYAGKHAYLNGFLHLTTTDAEKGGVVVAAVDTMGKTWRVTRVCPDPPATLGAPGVVGQSQHRLLYVDASGSGNPRELSVYALEYCSGGGERWSLKHRTRSLDPSGQMWFGKRYHNVVAIHPGCNVIFLFDSGRQSLIAYDMDRETTRVVHTFTDAPSNCHFFPYVPLYLQ, encoded by the coding sequence ATGGCCGTGGGAAAGCGGAAGCGGAACGACCCCGCGGCGGCCTACCTCAGCGACGACCTCGTCATCGAGATCCTGGCGCGGCTGCAGGAGAGGCCGCTGCGCCGCTTCAAGTGTGTCTCCCGGACATGGCGCGATCTCATCTCCGGCCCCATCCACCGCCGCAGGCTCGCGCGCACTGACGCCGCGTCGGGCTTCTTTTACCATGCCTGCGCCAGCGGCTCCTGGGCGACGAACTTGAGCTTCGCCGCCCTGTGCCCTCCCGAAGGAGGCGGATGCTTCGATCAAGCCTTTCCGTTCCTGCCTTACGGGACCCAGGTGAAGCTGCTGGACTCGTGCAacgggctcctcctcctacgCTGCTGCCATGGTGCCTACGACGACGTGGCAGCGCCGCGCTACATCGTCTGCAACCCCGCCACCCATGGCTGGGCGGTCGAGCTGCCCGTGCCCTCGCCGGAGCCGACTCGTGACCCCGACCCGATCGAGCTCCGATTAGAAGAGATTAGTCGGCGTCGCCGGGAACGTCCACTCGAGCAACAGTGGAGACAGAGGCCCCCCCGGCCTGCCGCTCTGGCCTTCGACCCGGCTGTCTCCTCGCACTTCCACGTCTTCGAGCTGGTGGAGGACGACGGGCAGCACAGCTCTCAGTACGGCGGCTGCACCATCAAGGCGGTGCGGATCTACTCGTCGGAGACCGGCGAGTGGGTTCGCAGGGACAGCGCGTGGAGCTACCGCATCGCCTACGCCGGCGAGAACGCCTacctcagcagcgagtggagctACCGCCTCGCCTACGCCGGCAAGCACGCCTACCTCAACGGCTTCCTGCACCTCACCACCACCGACGCCGAGAAGggcggggtggtggtggcggcggtggacacCATGGGCAAGACGTGGAGGGTGACCCGCGTGTGCCCTGATCCCCCTGCGACACTCGGCGCccccggcgtcgtcggccaGTCGCAGCACCGCCTGCTCTACGTGGATGCCAGCGGCTCCGGCAACCCTCGTGAACTGTCGGTCTACGCTCTCGAAtactgcagcggcggcggcgagcggtggaGCTTGAAGCACCGCACCAGGTCGCTGGATCCGTCTGGGCAGATGTGGTTTGGGAAGCGCTACCACAACGTGGTTGCGATCCATCCGGGTTGCAATGTGATTTTCCTCTTCGATAGCGGACGGCAGAGCCTGATCGCCTATGATATGGATCGTGAGACTACACGGGTTGTACACACTTTCACAGATGCACCGAGCAACTGCCATTTTTTCCCGTATGTACCATTGTACTTGCAATAA
- the LOC101780713 gene encoding villin-2, whose protein sequence is MSTAKVLDPAFQGAGQKVGTEIWRIEDFKPVALPKSDHGKFYCGDSYIVLQTSCTKGGAYLYDIHFWIGKDSSQDESGTAAIKTVELDAILGGRAIQHRELQGYESDKFLSYFKPCIIPLEGGFASGFKKPEEEKFETRLYICKGKRAIRVKQVPFARSSLNHDDVFVLDTESKIYQFNGANSNIQERAKALEVIQHLKEKYHGGVCDVAIVDDGKLQAESDSGEFWVLFGGFAPIGKKTVSDDDIVLETTAPKLYSINDGQLKLEETALTKAVLENTKCFLVDCGAEIYVWVGRVTQMEDRKSATKAVEEFLINQKRPKTTRVTQVIQGYESHAFKSKFESWPVGNAAGSPGAEEGRGKVAALLKQQGVDVKGAAKSTTPVNEEVPPLLEGSGKLEVWCVDGNAKTALPKEDIGKFYSGDCYIILYTYHSGDKKEEYYLSYWIGKDSLADDQVMASQLANTMWNSLKGRPVLGRIYQGKEPPQFVALFQPMVILKGGIGSGYKKLIEEKGVTGETYSSEGIALIRVSGTSLHNNKTLQVDAVATSLSSSECFVLQSGNAMFTWFGNSSTYEQQQWAAKVAEFLKPGVAVKHCKEGTESSAFWFALGGKQSYTNRNATLDIIAREPHLYAFSFKNGRLEVTEIFNFSQDDLLTEDMMILDTHGEVFIWIGQCVESKEKQKAFDIGQKYIEHANSIEDLSPYVPLYKVMEGNEPCFFKTYFSWDNTKSVVHGNSFQKKLALLFGLRSEGVPRSSGNGGPTQRASALAALSSAFNPSSQQKLTNERPKSTGDGPTQRASALAALSNAFKPSSKPKTPTPPPSRSGQGSQRAAAVAALSSVLTAEQSGSSENLRAKASSTADKTDVDRVVITPSGASSPQSEAGESSVFHQEKDAAVDGAPSEADGAEAEAPEEETTENVGEATFSYDRLISKSTDPVRGIDYKRREAYLSDSEFQTVFGMTKDAFYQQPNWKQELQKRKADLF, encoded by the exons ATGTCTACTGCAAAAGTGCTAGATCCTGCTTTTCAAGGAGCTGGCCAAAAAGT TGGGACCGAAATATGGCGGATTGAAGATTTTAAGCCAGTTGCGCTGCCAAAATCTGATCATGGTAAATTCTACTGTGGAGATTCATATATAGTTCTGCAG ACTAGCTGTACTAAAGGCGGCGCGTATTTGTATGATATCCACTTCTGGATTGGGAAAGATTCAAGTCAA GATGAATCTGGGACTGCAGCCATCAAGACAGTTGAACTTGATGCCATCCTTGGAGGTCGTGCAATCCAACATAGGGAACTCCAGGGTTATGAATCTGACAAATTCTTGTCATACTTCAAGCCTTGCATTATACCTTTGGAGGGTGGTTTCGCCTCTGGGTTCAAAAAGCCTGAAGAGGAGAAGTTTGAAACACGGCTGTATATTTGCAAAGGGAAGAGAGCTATTCGGGTTAAGCAG GTTCCCTTTGCCCGTTCATCATTAAACCATGATGATGTGTTTGTCTTGGATACTGAAAGTAAGATATACCAGTTTAATGGCGCTAACTCCAATATTCAAGAAAGGGCCAAAGCATTGGAAGTGATCCAACATTTAAAGGAGAAGTACCATGGGGGTGTCTGCGATGTTGCAATCGTCG ATGATGGAAAATTACAGGCAGAGTCAGACTCTGGTGAATTCTGGGTCCTTTTTGGAGGTTTTGCACCAATTGGGAAAAAAACTGTGAGTGATGATGATATTGTACTTGAAACTACGGCACCAAAGCTCTACAG CATCAATGATGGTCAATTGAAGCTGGAAGAGACAGCTCTTACAAAAGCTGTGCTTGAAAATACCAAATGTTTCTTAGTTGACTGTGGGGCTGAAATATATGTATGGGTTGGCCGGGTAACACAAATGGAAGATAGAAAATCTGCCACCAAAGCGGTTGAG GAATTCCTTATTAATCAAAAGCGTCCAAAGACAACAAGAGTGACTCAAGTGATTCAAGGTTATGAGAGTCATGCTTTCAAGTCCAAGTTTGAATCATGGCCAGTGGGTAATGCTGCTGGGAGCCCTGGTGCAGAGGAAGGGCGGGGAAAAGTTGCGG CTTTATTGAAGCAACAAGGCGTTGATGTAAAGGGAGCTGCAAAAAGCACCACTCCAGTAAATGAGGAAGTTCCTCCTTTGCTTGAAGGCAGCGGAAAGCTTGAG GTATGGTGCGTTGATGGCAATGCTAAGACGGCCCTTCCAAAAGAGGACATTGGAAAGTTTTACAGCGGAGACTGTTATATCATTCTCTATACATATCATTCAGGcgacaaaaaagaagaatactATCTCAGTTACTGGATTGGGAAGGATAGCTTGGCG GATGATCAAGTGATGGCTTCTCAATTAGCTAATACAATGTGGAATTCATTGAAAGGACGGCCTGTTCTG GGTCGTATATATCAAGGGAAGGAGCCACCACAATTTGTTGCTCTTTTCCAGCCCATGGTTATCTTGAAG GGTGGAATTGGATCTGGATACAAGAAGCTCATAGAAGAAAAGGGTGTGACTGGTGAGACTTATTCTTCTGAAGGCATAGCTCTAATTCGAGTATCTGGGACATCACTCCACAACAATAAGACTCTTCAAGTTGATGCG GTGGCAACATCTTTAAGCTCATCGGAGTGTTTCGTATTGCAATCTGGAAATGCTATGTTTACATGGTTTGGCAATTCTAGCACATATGAGCAACAGCAGTGGGCAGCAAAAGTTGCTGAATTTTTGAAG CCTGGTGTTGCAGTGAAGCATTGCAAGGAGGGGACAGAGAGTTCTGCTTTCTGGTTTGCTCTTGGTGGAAAACAGAGTTATACAAACAGAAATGCTACTCTGGATATTATTGCTAGAGAGCCTCACTTGTATGCATTCTCATTCAAGAATG GGAGACTGGAG GTTACCGAGATCTTCAACTTTTCCCAAGATGATTTGTTAACTGAAGACATGATGATACTTGACACACATGGTGAGGTCTTCATTTGGATTGGGCAGTGTGTGGAATCAAAAGAGAAACAGAAGGCATTTGATATTGGCCAG AAATACATAGAGCATGCAAATTCTATTGAAGATCTTTCTCCATATGTACCTCTATATAAAGTTATGGAAGGGAATGAGCCATGCTTCTTCAAGACGTACTTCTCTTGGGACAACACAAAATCTGTG GTTCATGGAAATTCATTCCAGAAGAAACTCGCGCTACTTTTTGGACTGCGTTCTGAG GGTGTACCTCGGAGCTCTGGTAATGGTGGACCCACTCAAAGGGCATCTGCATTAGCAGCTCTATCATCTGCATTCAATCCATCGTCCCAACAAAAGCTG actAATGAGAGGCCTAAAAGCACAGGTGATGGACCCACTCAACGTGCCTCTGCACTTGCTGCCTTATCTAATGCGTTCAAGCCGTCCTCAAAACCCAAAACTCCCACACCACCTCCATCTCGTTCAGGTCAAGGTTCTCAAAGAGCAGCTGCCGTAGCTGCATTGTCCTCtgtgctgactgctgagcaATCTGGATCTTCAGAAAATCTACGAGCCAAGGCTAGCAGCACAGCAGATAAGACTG ATGTCGACAGGGTTGTAATAACCCCATCCGGTGCATCTTCTCCTCAGTCTGAAGCTGGGGAGTCCTCTGTGTTTCACCAAGAAAAAGATGCTGCAGTAGATGGGGCACCATCTGAGGCTGATGGAGCAGAGGCCGAGGCCCCAGAggaagaaacaacagagaatgTGGGTGAAGCAACATTTAGCTATGACCGCTTGATATCCAAATCTACCGATCCAGTTCGTGGGATAGATTACAAACGCAGAGAG GCATACCTATCAGATAGTGAATTTCAAACTGTTTTTGGCATGACTAAGGATGCATTTTACCAACAGCCAAATTGGAAGCAAGAACTACAGAAGCGAAAAGCTGATCTCTTCTGA